A genomic segment from Actinomycetota bacterium encodes:
- a CDS encoding single-stranded DNA-binding protein, with translation MTSDFSGWQNSVRLIGRVTSAAEEIELPSGETLVRFRMVVPRAKPATKVTVETIDCVSFEAGSQRTSRSLSIADVVEILGELRRRFCKAGTGVVSRVEVEVTALDLVKMPQT, from the coding sequence ATGACATCAGATTTTTCCGGCTGGCAGAATTCAGTCCGGCTAATTGGCCGGGTAACTTCAGCGGCCGAAGAAATAGAGTTACCGAGCGGCGAAACACTCGTTCGGTTTCGGATGGTTGTTCCGCGAGCAAAGCCAGCAACGAAAGTAACCGTGGAAACCATAGATTGCGTTTCGTTTGAAGCAGGTAGTCAACGCACGTCCAGATCACTGTCAATCGCAGATGTGGTAGAGATATTAGGTGAATTGCGGCGCAGGTTCTGCAAGGCCGGCACAGGAGTGGTATCTAGAGTGGAAGTTGAAGTTACTGCTCTTGACTTGGTGAAAATGCCACAAACTTAG